The following coding sequences lie in one Haemorhous mexicanus isolate bHaeMex1 chromosome 10, bHaeMex1.pri, whole genome shotgun sequence genomic window:
- the FAM124B gene encoding protein FAM124B, translating into MDDGAESLMTVHLLTHLGRSFPLQQTLDRLLEWLCLDIRLFLVSERIPPLRYYERYRRRSCGFPGISILLFLHEDWGEERIFQVHEQFQRPPWRYQRAQFASGQSPPCAPSQQEFYGLEEQLPVWGIRRVRRGPEILRVTLHCSFDNYEDAVRLYELILRKEGTLQKGTLCVFVLHSTPHVAVQLCLKQLPIGVTAEPPDAAALQFKVQEIGQLVPLLPNPCVPISSTRWQTQDYEGNTILLKVQSSSRTLETNIGLSQQHDNTASGRIPQDCVPAPLAVKQGDPGRRSQEVRAPKGKTKSAPSEALASERAGSDLQRPLRSAPGVPAPQPCWAALSLRGQAGGGLRAAPADSRGQRGTETDVDTGLAVRSPGSGRCPLSLFPSALRSSLQPLPAPGTGTGTGAALPGPALRAPARSDRAAHGAPGCPPRACPAQPAGDEEQEFYI; encoded by the exons ATGGATGACGGAGCAGAGTCTCTGATGACTGTGCATCTCCTCACCCATTTGGGACGCTCATTCCCTCTGCAGCAAACTCTGGATCGGCTTCTGGAGTGGCTCTGCCTGGACATTCGCCTTTTCCTGGTGTCCGAGCGAATTCCTCCGCTGAGATACTACGAGAGATACCGCAGGAGGAGCTGCGGCTTTCCTGGAATATCCATCCTCCTTTTTCTGCACGAGGACTGGGGAGAAGAACGGATCTTCCAGGTGCACGAGCAATTCCAGCGCCCTCCCTGGCGCTACCAGCGTGCCCAGTTTGCCAGCGGGCAGAGCCCCCCCTGtgccccttcccagcaggaattctatggcctggaggagcagctgcccgTGTGGGGCATCAGGCGGGTGCGCCGCGGCCCCGAAATCCTGCGCGTCACCCTCCACTGCAGCTTCGACAACTACGAGGACGCAGTGCGGCTCTACGAGCTGATCCTGCGGAAGGAGGGCACTCTGCAGAAGGGCACTCTGTGTGTCTTCGTGCTGCACTCCACCCCGCACGTGGCCGTGCAGCTGTGCCTGAAGCAGCTGCCCATCGGGGTGACGGCTGAGCCCCCCGACGCGGCAGCCCTGCAGTTCAAGGTGCAGGAAATCGGGCAGCTGGTGCCCCTCCTGCCCAACCCCTGCGTGCCCATCAGCAGCACCAGGTGGCAAACACAGGACTATGAAGGAAATACAATTCTGCTCAAG GTTCAAAGCAGCTCCAGGACCCTCGAAACAAACATCGGGCTTTCTCAGCAGCATGACAATACGGCCAGTGGAAGAATCCCGCAGGACTGCGTGCCAGCCCCTCTCGCTGTAAAACAGGGTGATCCTGGGCGGAGGAGCCAGGAGGTCAGAGCTCCGAAGGGTAAAACCAAATCTGCCCCAAGTGAAGCCCTCGCCTCGGAGCGGGCCGGCAGTGACCTCCAGAGGCCCCTGCGCTCCGCTCCCGGTGTCCCAGCCCCGCAGccgtgctgggcagcgctgtcGCTGCGCGGGCAGGCGGGCGGGGGGCTGCGGGCTGCTCCCGCCGACAGCCGCGGGCAGCGGGGAACGGAGACCGACGTGGACACCGGGCTGGCCGTGCGGAGCCCCGGCAGCGGCCGCTGCCCGCTGAGCTTGTTCCCCAGCGCCCTGCGGAGCAGCCTCCAGCCGCTGCCAGCccccgggaccggcaccgggaccggcgctgccctgcccggcccggcgctgCGAGCCCCGGCCCGGAGCGACAGAGCCGCGCACGGAGCCCCGGGCTGCCCCCCGCGGGCCTGCCcggcacagcctgcaggggacGAGGAGCAGGAATTCTATATATGA